The Streptomyces sp. cg36 genomic interval CTTGCCGGTGATCTGGAGCTTCTTGTCCTCGTCGCGGGCGGCGACGTGGTAGGCGCCGTCGGACGAGACTCGCGCGTGCACGGTGGGAGGCGCACCGTTGCCGGTCAGGTCCAGCACCAGACGGTCGTAGTCCGGGTGCGCTCCGGTACGCGCGTCCAGGACGCAGAGGTGCGCGCACGCGGGAGCGGCCGTGGCGGCGTGGGCGGGGACGGCCGAGGCCGCCAGACCGGCCAGGACGGCGGCCAGGGTCGCGGCCCGGCGGGTGGTGTGGTTGAGGGCCATGGTGGTCACCAGTTCACATTCTCGATGGCGGGTGGGGTGGCGGCGCGGGTCCACGGGGTCGCCCCGGCGCCGTAGGGCGAGATTCGCACGGCCGGTGTGGGCGCGGTGGCCGTCCCGGACCGTCCCGGCCGTCCCCGAGGCGCTGACCTGCGAAGTGGGACGCCGGGCCGGGAAGACCGGGGACGTCCCCCGATGCGGGGGACGCGCGGCGGCGCGCGTCCCGGAGCGCTCGTACGGGTGTGGTCATCCCCACACCGGGCCGCGCTCCGCAGAGCCCCGTGGGTGCCCGGAAACCGGACGGTGGTCCGGTTAGTCTGTGGTCCGCGCGACGGCCAGGAGTTGCCGCCGCCGAGAGTGCCGAGAGTGATGACGGGGGAGGCACGTGTCCGACCAGACCAATGCCGCGATGGGTACCAAGGAGCAGCTCTTCACGGAACTGCGCCGCATCAAACAGGAGTCCGGGTTCAGCTATGGACAGCTGGCCGACCGGACCCACTACAGCCGCTCCTCCTGGGAGCGGTTCCTGAACGGGAAGCAACTCCCTTCGAAGGTGGCCGTCGAGCAGTTCGCGTCCGCCACCGGGGCTGACCCGGACCCCCTGCTGGCCCTGCTGGCGGCGGTGGAACGCCCGCCGGCCGGAGAAACGGCGGCCACGGCCGAGGCGCAGGTGCCGGTGCCGGTGCCGGAGCCGGAGCCGGAGCCGGGCCACTTTGGCGGTCCGGCTCCCGCGACCACTCCCGCGCCGGTGGCGGCCGGGGTGGACCCGGTGGCCGGGCCGCCCGGTGTGCTGCGGCGCGCGGCGCGGTGGATACCGGGGCCGCCCGGCCGGCGCCCGGCCGTTGAGCGGGCGTCGTCGTGGCGGCGCCGGTTCGGGGTCGTCGGCTACCT includes:
- a CDS encoding DUF2690 domain-containing protein yields the protein MSDQTNAAMGTKEQLFTELRRIKQESGFSYGQLADRTHYSRSSWERFLNGKQLPSKVAVEQFASATGADPDPLLALLAAVERPPAGETAATAEAQVPVPVPEPEPEPGHFGGPAPATTPAPVAAGVDPVAGPPGVLRRAARWIPGPPGRRPAVERASSWRRRFGVVGYLASGAAMGAVATVLTMGTGAGSAAHGVSASDGGGQASGVGGAQVVHAAGKVDVRCSGDTCLRRDPQAMDCQWDASTAHDTWLRGMHIELRYSPACHAVWGRIENGAVGDVVKIRDRTGMEQEATIRTDRDTYTRMLAVTDEAPAASVAVCGEIPSQKQLECSPSAKVEP